The Malus domestica chromosome 13, GDT2T_hap1 genome includes a window with the following:
- the LOC108169266 gene encoding uncharacterized protein, producing the protein MADLFIKTEEPPSQLTPLLHSDNNNHHHHNYHHNNHHSNHHNNHHHLGGEEEYKDTQLDQTLQWLETFLTLLGFNQSSWLSLALSWTALVLIGVALPVVALVVFNCSDCDKYQIKGFELVIVGSQAVLAAVSVLCISQSLRKYGIRRFLSVDRNSGHMVRFRNDYIKQIKDSFCLLVRWALPCFILKTLREVVRMIYVHQDSWGWGMSVGVLLALVLSWAYASTITLTASILFHLVCNLQVIHFDDFGRLLERESDMLVFMEEHIRLRYHLCKISHRFRIFLLLQFLVVTASQFVTLFETTGYSGEISVVNLCAFPLLQAHKS; encoded by the exons ATGGCGgatctttttataaaaacagaGGAGCCACCTTCCCAACTTACCCCTCTGCTCCATTCTGATAACaataaccaccaccaccataactACCACCACAACAACCACCACAGCAACCACCacaacaaccaccaccacctgggaggagaagaagaatatAAAGACACGCAATTGGACCAAACCCTCCAATGGCTAGAAACGTTTCTCACTCTCTTGGGTTTCAACCAATCTTCTTGGTTGAGCCTTGCTCTGTCCTGGACGGCCCTGGTTCTCATCGGTGTGGCTCTTCCGGTGGTTGCGCTTGTGGTGTTCAACTGCTCCGACTGTGACAAGTATCAGATTAAAGGGTTCGAGCTAGTTATCGTGGGATCGCAAGCGGTTCTGGCGGCGGTCTCTGTGCTCTGCATCTCTCAGAGTCTTCGCAAGTATGGCATTCGGCGGTTCCTGTCTGTTGATCGCAATAGCGGTCACATGGTTCGGTTTCGAAACGATTATATCAAGCAGATTAAG GATTCTTTCTGCTTGCTCGTTCGGTGGGCGCTCCCATGTTTTATTCTGAAGACTCTACGTGAGGTTGTTCGGATGATATATGTCCATCAGGATTCATGGGGGTGGGGGATGTCGGTCGGCGTACTGTTAGCTTTGGTTCTGTCATGGGCTTATGCGAGTACGATCACTTTAACAGCCAGCATTTTGTTTCACTTGGTCTGCAATTTGCAAGTTATCCACTTCGACGATTTCGGAAGGCTCTTGGAGAGGGAATCTGACATGCTGGTGTTTATGGAGGAGCATATCCGCCTGCGCTACCATCTCTGTAAAATAAGCCACAGGTTCCGGATCTTCCTCCTACTGCAGTTCTTAGTTGTCACAGCTAGCCAGTTTGTGACTCTATTTGAAACCACAGGATACAGTGGAGAAATCAGTGTCGTAAATTTGTGTGCCTTCCCGCTCTTACAGGCTCATAAATCATAa